The Plasmodium vivax chromosome 12, whole genome shotgun sequence genomic interval TTAGCGCGATAATACTCTTTTACAACTTTTAACAGTTTGGCATGCTCTGCTTTGtcttcttctatttttttcttttccctaaAGCGTTATTTTGAAGGTGCACAAACGGTTGTGAGCGGAAGAGaggtgcccattttttctcaattttattatttttttttttttcccttcacaGGTCATTTTCAAAGtggggcatttttttccatttcgtacagtatattattaaattggATCCTTTTGGCCGGTAATAGCTTATTGGGGGGAGTGTCCCCTTGTGCATTTTGCTGCTTAACTTTGTCGATGAATTTTTGCATCTTTTATGAACAGCTATGTAGACGCTTTCGCACGGGGGAAGACGACGTTGTTTTGAAAGGACCTCTCTACGTTATTGTCCAGGGGGAGTCAGGGGCAACAAAATGCATTCGTTAAAAGTGTATGTACCAACTCGCACAAGTAAACGAAAACTGCCATACTTTTAACATTTCCAAAGGGGGATGCGCAATTTGAGGGAGCTTACTCGCTTTGTGATAAGTGCGAGGGGTACTACTTATTattctattaaaaaaattgcttaaatcttaaaaaaagaaaaaagaaaaaaaaaaggagaataaTAAATTGCGTTGGAACTGTCCAAACGTTTGAAAACATTTGTAAGATACGAGTGTGTAACTTTTAAATGTAAAGAGGAGgaatatgcatttattttacaagtgggaaaaaaaaaaaaaaatgcatacgaAAATGTTCACACATTACgcacataataaaaattttcagaGTTAATTTAATTCTTAATTTGGTAAagattaataaaaaaacaatttggaAAGTTTACAGAGCAGACATGTGTACGCACGTGAAAATTCCAAACGAATTTGCGAgatgaaaaaattcaaaaaaggatatacatattaatatgtacatattaataCATGCGTATActtatatacatgtgcatacgcatatacatacacatatacatatcaCTGTAATGATTAGACAAATGGGTGGAACTTATGTTGAAGCGCTGCGTGGGGAAAACATACACGCTTGTTATTTTCCGCCACTCAGCCATGTGGAACGtgcatgcacatgcgcagcttcacatgtgtgcatttaaaaaatggttgATAATTAAAGGGGCCGATTGGCAGCCTACTCGTCCTGTGCGCCCGCATCATAAGACGGTTTTGTCCGAGCCGCTAAACATTTTgtcattaaaaatgtttcgaTCGATGTTGTACAAGTTTGGATCCAGGCCGTTCATGTTACTTCCATTCAGGGCGCTATCGCTTAGGCCATTTGCACCTATGCTGTTTGTGCTTGCATTTGAGCTTTcatttgcatttgcattAGCACTTGCGTTGTCTCCCCCCAGGCCGTCCAAATTGCTGGCGCTCAGTCTCTCTTCCCCGAATCCGCCCGTGCTGCTTGCATCCGCGCTGGGTTCACTTAATCCGGCGGACTCGCTTGAGCTGGATGGATTGTCAAGTGCTGGGTTACTCCCGCCTGCGTTGCCCTGAGTTGAATCACCCTGCGCCGAATTCTGGGCCGGCTCGGAACTGCTAGACGGGCTACTCTCTGAAGGTGTGCTGTCCAGATTACCCTGAACATTCATCAAATACGTCTGGGCATTTTTCTCCATCATCCCGATGACCCGCTTTGCAAAAAGACCAGTGTCGTCAATGGTGTACCCCCCCTGCATGGAAGCAATGTCAAATATCTGTTCTGCAATTTCTGAATTTTGAGAATTCATTTTATCTATTTGTATTAAATGATTTAGCTGTTTGATGATGTAATGGTTTGGGTTAATTTCTAGCACAGGTTGATTGGCTGACTGCCCCCCGAACATTTCATTTTCTGACATTCCTTGCGCGGTGGCTTGTTGTTTCATGTACTTTTGCATGGAGGGGGATATTCCCATTTCGCCTTGAACTAGCAAAGCAGGAGAGTTAATCAGCCTGTCGGAAATGCGGACTTCGTGCACTTTATGAGAAAATTTGTTATGTAGCCATCTGCATAATATTtcgtatttcatttttagctTATCTAGGCTATCCGTCTGGTTTTgatcgttttctttttttaacttcaaGTCCGCTTTGTTCACATCCAAGACATCGTACCCTTTGTATTTATTGACAGTCAGGGAGGACAAGCAAAATTCATCTATCGGCTCTAGGGAGAAGAGCACATCATAATTTAGTgctttcaatttttccaaagagGGGGAATTTTGCGcggtttttttattttcccctgaAATGTAATAGATACACTTTTGATCGGGtttcatattttctatgTAAGTGTCCAAAtcgatttttttatctccacTATTGATGGAATAGAATTCAACTAGGGAGGCGATTTCTTCCTGATTTTCTTTATCCTCCACGACTCCAATTTTGAGATATTTTCCAAAGGTGTTGAGaaatttattccatttttctcctccggTTTCTTTGAGTCCTTTCATCATGCTGATACTTTTAAGAACAATTCTTTTGTTGATAATGGAAAGCATTTTTGACTTCTGCAGAATTTCTCTTCCTACATTTAAGGGCAGATTTTCACTGTCCACAATACCCCTTAAAAAGGTTAACCATCTGGGTATAGATTCTGAgaatttatcatttatgaAAACTCTTTTGACGTAGAGACGAATTCCTCTTGATTCTTCAtcaaacatatttttactcAATTCCCATGGGAGTGATCCTGGGATGTATAAAATGGAATTGAAAGAGATTTGTCCTTCTACGTTAAAGTGGACATAGGCTAACGGATCATCATATGCCTTAAAggtgtttttataaaagctATAGTAATCATTTTCAgttagttttttttcgtcttgCTTCCATATTGGTAACTGCACGTTAATTTTCTCCCATTCGTGATATCTTTTTGTTatcgttttcattttcattttatctcCATCTTTTAGGGACACCGAATCGTCTGGAACTCTTTCATAGTCAATTTTTTCTGACCATATTTCGATAGGGAATTTAATAAACTcggaatattttttgattaaTTCTTTTAACTTATAATCCTCCAAATATTCGTCGCATTCTTCCTTCAAGTGTAGGACAATTTTTGTCCCACTCGATTGTATGTCTTCATATtcctgttcatatttttttatttcgttaaCCATAAAGCTGCCATTCAAATCTGAGAACCATCTAAAAAtggtattttctttttttgtgaataccTCCACTTTTTTAGACACCAGAAAGGAGGAGTAGAAACCAACTCCGAACTGTCCAATTAGGTTACTATCCGCTTTGCCTTCctcaatttgttttaaaaatttggcAGTCCCCGATTGGGCGATCGTTCCTAAGTTGTTAATGAGTTCATTCTTGTCCATGCCAATTCCGTTATCTGTAATGGTTAGCGTTTTGGTTTCTTTATCTGGTTTGATTTTTATGATtagcttttttatttcatccaCTTGTTCTTTGTTTTCTACCTCTCCATTGTTGTTAGCTCCCTCGGGGGTGGATTTTTCCACGTCACTTTTAGCTACCGATGAGTTCGCTATATCCTGTGCTTCTTTCATTTGTTTCTCATTTTGCAGTATTATCCTTTTCTTGTCACAGGCGTCCGACGCGTTCGAAATTAGCTCTCTCAGAAACACATCCTTATCTGTGTATAACGAATTGACTATTATGTCCATAACTTTATTCACCTCTGCTTTGAAATTGTACTTTTCCACCGGAGAACTGTCTGCCGACATGTCCTCCCTAATCGTCTTCACGTCATCATTAAAGCTGTTTAATGTGTTTcccttcagtttttttttttttaaaaacgttttaTTTATCCTATTATCTATGTGGTACCTACTCGCGTTTTTGTAATTCAATATgtagtttaatttttctgcatttcgAGCAGTATTATAAGCTTCTGTTACGTCATTTGGTTTTAGGAGGgcggcaaaaaggaggcacagtattagttttattttgttcgcGACACGagcattttgcatttttcacgGCTTCACGTTTTGTTTGTCTGTTCAGAGAAAACGTGTTGAGGTGAAAGCGTCCTACAATTACACTAACACTAACACCAGCTTGCCCCCCGCACGAAAGGGTGTGGTCATGTAAAAACATGTATGCACGTGCGTATAGGCAAATGTGGTTGCGCGAAGGAGGCAAAATTTAGAAGCAGTTCCTCATTAGCAGCGCTTGCCAGATTGTACACATGTTTTTtgtgataaaaatgtttgcTGCAATGGTGTTGTGGGTTTAGCGGTTAAAAGAGGGCAGGTATGCGAACTGCTGACAAGTTTCACgttctgtttttttattatcccTACTTGGAAGGCGTTTTTTTGGCAGCATTAAGTTCTTGACCTTTCGCAAGTGTAaacattttgttaattttgctaattttgttaatttttcctatttgcttattttttcgtgCTATACATAACGTTCCGCATGAGGCGCTTTTTCGAGTCCGCGTCGCATGGGCTGCGGCTTTTAGCGCCTTTTAGCGCCTTttagcgccttttttttttttttttttccccttcctcgGTTAATCCCAAAGGCATTTAATTgaataccttttttttggaaattttggTCTGCtcataaaacaaaattaaagtgAACTGAACGAACTTGACGAATGAATGGCCCCAAATAACGCCAACTTTGTCATGCAAATGCATACTTGCGGGGATTTCCAACAGGcacagagaaaaaaaataaagaaacaaacaaagTTAACGAGcaaatgttaaaattgttggggagtgaaaaaattaaaaaaaacatacgtaGGAagtgaatatataaatatatgcatatacgaATGCAAGCAGGAGAGtagcagcaaaaaggggaaagtacCGTAACGGACGCGTTTGGTCAAAGTTTCTGATAAAAGTGAGCAAGGAAACCGCGCAAAATTAATAGCCCTTTGGACAAGTGGTGAGAAAATTCCACAAATgcattcttcttttttttttggagacgTCCCTCTGTTCCcttaaaaggagaagcactTTTCCATGAAGACCTCCCAAACGTAgtagaaaaaattgtttgtTTTGCACATAAGAGCAACCTTGAATGTACGTGGAGCGAATCGGAAGGAGCGAGAAACGCGGCAGTAACGCTGCAGTAACGCGGAATCAACGCAACAGTAACGGCGGAAGAAAGTAGAAGAAAGCCCAACTGAATATAAATACCACCAATCGCGCTACACACGGAAAACGAACAAATAGGAAGCTGTCGGAGGTCGCTGTTCTGAAGAATTGCGTAGGAATGGAAATCACACATCGGACGACGCCTGCACGCAGATCGTTTACGCATAAGTGATCCATCACCTACATGTAAgcatttactattttataaacgacagggggaaaaaatgtttagGAAGAGAACCATAAGTAATTTAAAACATCGAAAGAAAACggaggatataaaaaatgaagaagaaaatagcagtgcagaaaaaaaagccaaaagggaagaagaccCAAATGATGAAACCTTAGGTGGTATTAATGAAAAAGACGggcatattaaaaaaggcgATTTACACGAAAGAAAAGGCAATaatgacgatgatgaagaCGATGTGGTGTGCAAATTTCTGttcaagaaaaaattaaaaaagatgaatGAGGAAAACAATATGCacttaaaaagaaaacacaaaCTGATGATACAATCAAAGAGTGAAGACGTTAAAGAGCCTAACGTAGCAGAAGATCGGGTGTACAAAGGAGATTTCAGCGTTTCGAAAAATTATGGCTCGTACGATATAGACGAAGACTCGAAGAATGACTATAGGGCCAGAATGGAAAGAAACATCGAAATAGGAGAAGAAATACTAAAGGGGAACTTAAAGGACAATGTTTATAGAGGAAAGGACGCTCACGAAAAAGCTCTGATGATCAGCAAAGATAGCTTGgccaaaaataaatacacagGATTGTACGGCCCGGTACGAAATAGCGGCGCGAATGTGAGAGTCACTCTGAGGATTGACTATGAACCGTGCATATGTAAGGACTACAAAGAAACGGGTTATTGCGGATTTGGAGACacgtgcatttttttgcacgaCAGAAGTGACTACAAAAGTGGGTGGAAAATTGAACAGGAGTATGAGGAAAAGCGAAAGAGAAATGAAGCTCtccgaaaggaaaaattagaaaagtggaacgaaaaaatgttgcGAAAGTTAAAAGAGAGGGAGGAAGAATTGGGCGACTGCGAAGATGGGGGTGATGGAGAACATGGGAAAAGTGCGCaaaaggaaggggaaaataatagAGGGGAATCCCCCGAGTCGTCCGCTGTTTCTTCCTgcacagaaaaggaaaactctGACAGCGACTCGAGTGACGGCGAAAATAATCTCCCATTTGCTTGcataaaatgcaaaaagaaatggaaacTCGAAATGAATCCAAGTGTCACTGAATGTTTCCATTATTTCTGTGAAAAGTGTTTCATTGAAATGtttcagaaaaataaaaaatgtttcaaaTGTGGATTGCAGTTAAATGGAATTATGAACGTGGCCCATAACATTGTCGACATTCTGAATAAAAGAAAGTCAGCCAAATGAAATTAActagctctttttttttttgagcacaCGAACAACGTTGTTTAGTGCGCAGACCATTTGACGCAGTTCagttttgttccccttttaagTGGTCTCTCCATTAAAGCAGTTATTCGAATCGTCGATTTAAGGGAAGATAAGCGATCAGGCCTATCTGTTCATGTGCGTACGTTTTGACGCATGAATAGCCCGCTCCAgctttatttccccccctgaaAACCGCTTATACGAGTTGAAGTCCGTTTTGCGCCTGGCTACGCAGTGGAGCCAGTCCGTGCAGTCACTTTATCGCGATTATACCACtgttttatcattttacCTTTGCCGAATTGCCCCTTCGCagtttaagttttttttttttttttttggtggcctgaatatttttttttggcctctGCATTATTAGCATAAATGTCAGCGCAGACATCAACACACAAAAtatgtgttcattttttacgttacTCCAACTGCACTATTTCAACAACAACCGTGTGTTTAGTGCTTGCCATCGCAATTTTGTTTCACAAACGTTATTTGATTTTAACACATACATGTGTCAACGTGACGAATATGTAAGCTccgtatttttttagttataAAGCAGTAGTAAAAACGCTTTATTTTGTTGACCAAATTTGCCTACTTTTAACTTGAGGGAAAAAGTTGGCGGTAACGGTAATTGACACTCCTCTTTTTGTTAGTTCTGAATTGGAAGAGATCGCGAGTGCGGATGTGGGAATATGTACGCATGAAAGTGAGCATCACGTGGCACAACATAGTGTAGTATAGCACAGCATAGCAGAGCAGTCATGCCAATTTCGCATATCAACACGCATATGGCCTAAACAGGTATGCACTGCTATTGTACGTATGTAGGCAATTGTGTACATATGGAAAAACGTGATTTTtgattttacattttttaatcgcGCGCGTGTAccacttcttcccttccgttaaaagaaataattatagtCAACGCTATGCAGTGTATATTGTGTACTGAAAAAAATCCACATTCAAacgtttatattttatttttacaaattatttttttttttccaaaattgaaaaaaaaaaaaaaaaaaaaaaaaatgccattcAGAGTTAATAACAATATGCATAAGCATGAATAAATAAGTGTGAGTTTATCAcattttataagaaaaataaaaaaataacgaaatgcATATAAAAGCACGCTTTATGATATAATTACGCACACGTGGAAgcattacatatattagGATGACAAGTTTACCCCCCTAtgcatatctttttttttttttttttgctccatttCGTCATATGATTAATGATAAATGAAACGCACAGTGCGATAGTTCGTCAGCCCCATTGTATCAGTCCATTTCGAGAGATTTGTTTTTGTGTTCCAAACGTGTTATTTCCGTGTTGAGGCGTAAACTTtcgtacgtacgtgcgtacgCAAGTACGTAAGTAcgtatatgtgcacatgtgtatgcaacgcgttaattccttttttttataaaactccAACACGTATGTACAGTCCCCCCTGTAAATTTATGCACACGATAGACAAAACAAAAACGGATTTTTCTTTGCTGTGTACTTGTACCAGCTGTAGTGTGAATAGCCCATTTTTGAGCAGGAAAAGATTTGCAAATATTGCAAGAGTGGTTAAGTAGTATAAGGGCCGGCGCATCGGAAGATTAAGGGGACGCTCCTTTGTGTACGCATTCGCCAAGCAAACaaagtaggaaaaaaaagctgcagCTGAATCTGAAGCGGGAGAAGGTgcgccaaaaaggggaacctcGAAGGGGAGCTGTGCAGGAGAGCGGCTTGGAAGAACCGCTAGGAAGAGCCGCCACGACGAACCACGACGAAACGCTACAAACCGCTACAAACCACGACGCGCAGACAAACCGCAGAAGTGATCAGCCAAAACAATCGCCGCGCAGAAAcgaacacacaaaaaaatatgactcTAACAGGAAGGAGACAATTATGTTTTTAACATTCTTTTTGGACAAATGTATTCCATGCTTCCTGGCACTAGGTTCAATTCCTATTGGGTTTATAAAtcgaaaaaacaaattcaaGAAAATAGAGAATCACAAATATGCCCTGGTCAGCACAATAGTTATGAACAGCTTcttaatttacataaataagtTTTTCGGTCTATTAggaatatttaatttttttttgggaaactATCTATGTCTAATCGGTATCACAGGAGGAATTGCAGTGGGGAAATCAACATTCTGtaattttctaaaaaaaaaagacgtgGTTGTTATTAATGCGGACGAAATAACTAGCCAGATATACAAAAAGGGATCAAcatgttacaaaaaaattttgaagcatTTCGGAGAGGACATCCTGAACAATGACAAGTCTATTAACAGAACTTTGCTACGAAAAATTGTCTTTAACAATGAGGAAAATGTTAAGtacattaataaaatcaCCCACacgtatataataatacagATAATCAAGGAATGCTTAAAGTATAAATTTCTGCactttaaatataatgtagCGATAGAGGCCCCTCTGTTAATTGAAACTAAATTGTATTTATTGACCAGCCCAGTGATACTTCTTAAATCGTCCGTGAAGAATCAGATAACGCGTATATTATCTCGAGACAAAAACTGCACGTACGACACGGCAATGAGTATAATCAAGTAAGCGTTGTAAAAGCGCCAGCTTTTTAGCGCCTCCGATTTGGCCCGGCGCACTACTtgacgcaaaaaaggggggtttATATGTAATGAatacgcatgtgcatatgtttaCACGTGTTGCTCCTTTTTATGGGCCCCCTTGCGTTTGCTTCGTCGCGCAGATTTAGGGGCCGCTGCACTGCCGCACTACAGCACTGCTGCTCATATGGAAATGCCTTTTCGCCCAAATTGCCGCGCGGCAAAAATGTTTGTTCTCACATATTGCAAGCCGCACGACCCCCCTTTGCTTAATAAACGCGGGGAAGTATACGCCTCAACGTGCGCGTGCGTACTTATTTACCGGAACCCCCAGTTCGGTGAATTCACGGAAACgcttttaatttcccccctcttttcCGTAGAAACCAGTTGCCAACGGATGAGAAAATAAAGTACGCGGACATTATCATAAACAACGATGGGGATTTACTGGACCTGCAGATGAAATGCGACGTGGTTTATAACAAATACTTAAagagttttttcttttaattggTGCGCGTTGTGTACGTAGGAAAGCCTAACAATTTGTCGGCACGAGAAGATACAGGCGAAAGTGCCAACTCGcatttttcctccaaaaatgtagagaatattttttcctctccagtGCGTACGCATGGCACATTTGTGTATACCCCTATGTACATTAGCACGTACATACGCATGTAAGCTGTGTATAAATGCGTAATTTTCATACACGAATGAATTGTAAAAAGATAACTGATTTGAGaccccatttttatttacccaATTTTTGCCATACTTTAATTcctattcgtttttttccttcgtattggattttaattttaaaattatgtaatgaatttttttttttttttttttttgtgtaatttttttttttaaacttataACACAATGTTGAAGTTTTGTTACTactaaactttttttttttttctttacgaATATGAACAAtttctaaaaaaatggttactTCTTTACTAAAGTAAactatttttactttttcgcAATTTGTGTAAACCTCtaaatgtaagaaaaaaatattatgtagCACCACGGACCGGTCCTGATACAATTCCCCCAATGTGTAAAACGCTGCAGGTTTTGACATTCCTTAAGcgtaaaaatttgtttacacgaaagaaaaaaaaaaaaagtccactaaaaaggaagattaaaagggatataaaaaaaataaaaaatacacgaAGAGGGCTTTTAAATATACGAAAGGGAACAAATCGGCATAATGTCAAACAAggaaaaaagcagaaaatgaaaaatgtaaggGAAGAGGCACAAATGTGGGAAGCCCGAGCTTATAAACGTTTATGAGCAAGCTCCCAGCCCCCCACAAAAAGCCACCAAATCTTTTGCATAATGTCACTCTGAAGTAGCATATATGTACCTTCATACATATGCGCACGCAAAGATATTCCCACGTAAAAGCACAGTTACCTACGTGCCTGTGCGGGTTTATGTATTATCCCCCccctacacacacacatacacccTGAGAATTACACCTCAAGTGAAGATGATCCACGAGATCATACTTAGCCTTATAGGGCAAACGGGGGACATCATAATTTTAGCGgataaaaggagaaataaaacgaaaaaggaaaacaactTAAATATAGATGAATACTGCTTTGAAGTAAATAAGaacattcacatttttctaaactcagaaataaaaataatcaacGAAATTGTACAGCTGGGTTACTACTTTTACGTGATGAATGTATTCTGCTTGCTGGTTAAAAAGAACACGATTTATAAAAACCTGACGCACGTACACAAATTTAACAAGTTAAGTGAagggaggaaggggaagggTGGCACGAGAGAAAGGCTACAAAGAGATGAAGACATCTCCAGCACTGCAAGTTCCTCGTCCAACAGCTCCTCATCGAACAGCTCCTCATACGAGTCATCTTCTGACAACGAATCGGAAGACAGTAATCATTTGAGAAATTCTCACCAGAAAAAAcgagacgaaaaaaaaaaacaaatagatAACTACTTTGgggtaattttaaaaaacatcaaAAGGTTAAATGGGGTAAGTCCGTATGGATACTACGCAAATGGTATAAGCAACGAAATAAGTAAATTCATGAGGAggtacatgaaaaaaattagcgaGATTGAggaatacataaataataatagcaACACCCCATTAACACAAATTCTAACCAtgttagaaaaaaagagagaggaaattatcataattataaacattataaaaaactaTCTAGAATTTCAAAAGAGGGAAGAACAGAATGTGCTGGAAGGAGAAAGtagaaacaaaacaaaagaaCTGATGGATTATCTGTACGAAAATTGCTTGAGCGGAAATTCACGAATTAAAGGCATATATCACAggtatttcaaaaatttggGGAAAATTTTACTCCATCAAATATTTTCCTGGATACTTTATGGCCAGCTGCTAGACCCGTATTACGAATTTTTTATCCAAAAGAGGCAATTCATCTACTCTGATGATAAGAAgatttttctctcccccgaAGAGTTGTACGAAAATTTAACGTTAACCAATGTCCAGAGCTTAAATTTCGAATGGAATTACCTATTCTTTCAATCCGTTTCAAATTTACCTGATTGCTGCCTAGATAAAGTGGCTGGTCGTAAAATCCTCTTCATAGGCAAGTCAATTCGCATACTAATTAGGAGCAACAAATGGAACACCAGCGATATCGTGAAGCTTTTCGCGATCACCAAGATTTTGTCCAAAGCGTTTGATGAAGCTTCTCCATCTGCAGGGTATGAGGAAGTTGCAAATTTGGAGCAAGCGACCAGTCCGATGAAGCCCTACAGCGGTGTAGGAAGCGAACACGGGCCGAACAGGACAAGCGGTGTGGGTGCTGGGAGGGGTGAATCTATCCCCAGCAGGCACGGCCACTTACATTCTTTAGACCTTTCCAGCTATGACAGCTCGGACAACCGCTCCGGGGAATCTTCCTCGGAAggtaacaaaaatgaaaccaTAAATCTGTACTGTAAGGAAATATTCGACATTACCATAGAAAAGATAAGAAGCATCATCGCATACAAGTTGTGGAAATATATAGTTAAGGACATCAACTTGATTAAAATTTTCGACCTGTTTAGGGACATTTATCTACTGAACAATGGAGACTTTTACGattattttttagaaaaatccTGGTCTCTCATGCATACACCGCCAAAttcgaaaaatgaaattctgC includes:
- a CDS encoding heat shock protein, putative (encoded by transcript PVX_118295A), yielding MQNARVANKIKLILCLLFAALLKPNDVTEAYNTARNAEKLNYILNYKNASRYHIDNRINKTFLKKKKLKGNTLNSFNDDVKTIREDMSADSSPVEKYNFKAEVNKVMDIIVNSLYTDKDVFLRELISNASDACDKKRIILQNEKQMKEAQDIANSSVAKSDVEKSTPEGANNNGEVENKEQVDEIKKLIIKIKPDKETKTLTITDNGIGMDKNELINNLGTIAQSGTAKFLKQIEEGKADSNLIGQFGVGFYSSFLVSKKVEVFTKKENTIFRWFSDLNGSFMVNEIKKYEQEYEDIQSSGTKIVLHLKEECDEYLEDYKLKELIKKYSEFIKFPIEIWSEKIDYERVPDDSVSLKDGDKMKMKTITKRYHEWEKINVQLPIWKQDEKKLTENDYYSFYKNTFKAYDDPLAYVHFNVEGQISFNSILYIPGSLPWELSKNMFDEESRGIRLYVKRVFINDKFSESIPRWLTFLRGIVDSENLPLNVGREILQKSKMLSIINKRIVLKSISMMKGLKETGGEKWNKFLNTFGKYLKIGVVEDKENQEEIASLVEFYSINSGDKKIDLDTYIENMKPDQKCIYYISGENKKTAQNSPSLEKLKALNYDVLFSLEPIDEFCLSSLTVNKYKGYDVLDVNKADLKLKKENDQNQTDSLDKLKMKYEILCRWLHNKFSHKVHEVRISDRLINSPALLVQGEMGISPSMQKYMKQQATAQGMSENEMFGGQSANQPVLEINPNHYIIKQLNHLIQIDKMNSQNSEIAEQIFDIASMQGGYTIDDTGLFAKRVIGMMEKNAQTYLMNVQGNLDSTPSESSPSSSSEPAQNSAQGDSTQGNAGGSNPALDNPSSSSESAGLSEPSADASSTGGFGEERLSASNLDGLGGDNASANANANESSNASTNSIGANGLSDSALNGSNMNGLDPNLYNIDRNIFNDKMFSGSDKTVL
- a CDS encoding hypothetical protein, conserved (encoded by transcript PVX_118300A), encoding MFRKRTISNLKHRKKTEDIKNEEENSSAEKKAKREEDPNDETLGGINEKDGHIKKGDLHERKGNNDDDEDDVVCKFLFKKKLKKMNEENNMHLKRKHKLMIQSKSEDVKEPNVAEDRVYKGDFSVSKNYGSYDIDEDSKNDYRARMERNIEIGEEILKGNLKDNVYRGKDAHEKALMISKDSLAKNKYTGLYGPVRNSGANVRVTLRIDYEPCICKDYKETGYCGFGDTCIFLHDRSDYKSGWKIEQEYEEKRKRNEALRKEKLEKWNEKMLRKLKEREEELGDCEDGGDGEHGKSAQKEGENNRGESPESSAVSSCTEKENSDSDSSDGENNLPFACIKCKKKWKLEMNPSVTECFHYFCEKCFIEMFQKNKKCFKCGLQLNGIMNVAHNIVDILNKRKSAK
- a CDS encoding dephospho-CoA kinase, putative (encoded by transcript PVX_118305A; Apicoplast targeted protein. Curated by Stuart Ralph, Walter and Eliza Hall Institute of Medical Research, Australia.), with translation MFLTFFLDKCIPCFLALGSIPIGFINRKNKFKKIENHKYALVSTIVMNSFLIYINKFFGLLGIFNFFLGNYLCLIGITGGIAVGKSTFCNFLKKKDVVVINADEITSQIYKKGSTCYKKILKHFGEDILNNDKSINRTLLRKIVFNNEENVKYINKITHTYIIIQIIKECLKYKFLHFKYNVAIEAPLLIETKLYLLTSPVILLKSSVKNQITRILSRDKNCTYDTAMSIIKNQLPTDEKIKYADIIINNDGDLLDLQMKCDVVYNKYLKSFFF